A segment of the Chlorogloeopsis sp. ULAP01 genome:
TAATCTTAGTTACTGGAGATAGTCGCTTTTGAGGTAGCAAAGAGTTTGCTGGTGCAGGTAAACAGATTTGGCTGAAAATACTCCAACTAGCTAGCCCTCCCGCTAATAATCTTGGTACATAAATCCTTTGGCGCAGGCATTGCTTGACGCTCAAGTTTATCTCCTAAAATATTTCCTCAAAATCACTGAGTCACAAGTTTTTGTTCTGTTTCCTGCTTGAGGGCAGAACCTTGAGTACCTAGTTGAATCAGTTCTACTTTATATCCATCTGGGTCTTCTACAAAAGCAATTACCGTGGAACCGTGTTTCATCGGTCCTGGTTCACGCACTACCTTACCACCACGATTTTTAATGTCATCACAGGTAGCATAAATATCATCAACTCCTATGGCAATATGACCGTAAGCATTGCCTAATTCATACTTGTCCACACCCCAGTTATAAGTTAGTTCAATGACTGTGTTGTCACTTTCGTCACCATAACCAATAAAAGCGAGGGTAAATTTTCCTCCTGGATAATCTTTTCGCCGCAGTAGCTTCATTCCCAGAACTTCACAATAGAATTTAAGGGACTCTTCAAGATTGCCAACTCGCAGCATCGTGTGTAGTAGGCGCATAGTGCTCTCCAGATTTTTTGACTACTAATTCTTGATTTTAAAGTGGGATGTGAAAAACAGAGAAAGCCTAAATGTAGGCGACTAAGGATTGGGTACTGGTGATTGGGGATTGGGAAGAAGACACGGGGACAAAAGGACGCGGGGACGCGGAGAAGGATTTTCCCCTTGCCCCCCATCTCCCCCTCTCCCCCTCCTCTTCCTAGCCCCTAGTCCCCCAGTTCCAGCCGTCCTCGATAACCAGTGATAATTCGACTACCATCTTTGAAAATATGAATCTCTATCTGATCGCTTGCCCAAGTAATATTCTGTTCTAAAGCTGGATTGAAGACGTGAACCCTTTGATTGCTAGAGGAAACAGGAGAATCAGGAGAATTCAATGCTAGCGATTCGATATAGGGGCCATCAATCAGAATATCTAACTGATCTAACAGGTCTTGAGCGCCAGATGGGGCATAATCGGATTGTAATTGCTCTAAGGTAAAACCACTAAATGACATCACATTCAGTCCAGCAGCTTTGACTTTACGAGCTAGAGTTGCTAGCGCAGGAGCTTGCCAAAATGGTTCGCCACCAGAAAAAGTCACCCCCTGATTGCGAGGATTGCTAAGAATTTTTTCGGCAAGGCTGTCAACAGATACTAGTTGATTAACCTCAAATGACCAAGATTCTTCATTAAAGCAGCCTGGGCATTCTCGCAAGCACCCCTGTACCCAAACCACAGCACGACATCCAGGACCATTTACTTCAGATTCATCGACATAACCCATAATATTGAGATAGCCAGGGGGGATTTGCATTAGTTTCATGTATGAATCTGTTTTATTTTGAGTCATAGTTTTTTCTCTACAGGGCATGAATTATTGTCTGTCTAGTTGAAATTCACTGGGGTAAGCTCAAAACAACTTCTCTAAGCTAATACAGACTTTTCAACTTATAGTTGACAGATTGCTAGCTTCTAGGCTAAGGGCAAAAGATGAGGAATTTGTGAAGAATTAGCATCCATAGTGGGAGGGGATTGCTTTAATTTATCGGTGTGCATCAACGTTTATCTGTGGTTTCCTAGACAAAAAGTAGAGGCTAGGGATTAGGGACTGGGGACTAGTGACTGGCAAAAGCGTAATTCTTCCCAATACTCAGTACCCAACCACCACTACCTAAGAACCAGAGCAAAAATCTTCGTTAATCTCTGCCTATAGTGTCCCCTCAAAAGCCTATGCTAGATTGTCGGATCTGCAACTGTTAATGTTTGTGTTCAGCAGTGAGAACGCACTCATAAGAAGGACAAAAGACTGATGATTGATACAGCCATTGAAGCAATTGTCGCCCGTGAAATTCTGGACTCGCGGGGTAGACCAACCATAGAAGCAGAAGTACATGTGTTAAATGGTGCTGTAGGACTGGCACAAGTTCCTAGTGGTGCGTCTACTGGCACTTTTGAGGCACATGAATTGCGGGATAATGATAAAAGTCGTTACGGTGGGAAGGGCGTACTTAAGGCGGTACAAAATGTAAAGGAGGTACTTGCTCCAAAGTTGTTGCAAATGGATGCCCTCAACCAAGAACTTCTAGACCGTACAATGATTGCTCTAGATGGTTCTGTGAATAAATCGAATCTGGGCGCTAACGCGATTTTGGCGATTTCTCTAGCTGCGGCTAAAGCTGGTGCCGAATCTTTGGATATTCCCCTGTATCGTTATTTGGGCGGCCCTTTAGCTAACTTGCTGCCTGTACCATTAATGAATGTGATTAATGGCGGTGCTCATGCAGCCAATAATGTGGATTTCCAGGAGTTTATGATTGTCCCGATAGGGGCATCTTCCTTCCGAGAAGCATTGCGTTGGGGTGCGGAGGTTTTTGCTACCCTGAGCAAAGTTTTGGATGAGAAGGGTTTACTTACTGGTGTAGGGGATGAAGGTGGTTTTGCCCCTAATCTAGAGTCAAATCAGGTAGCATTAGAATTGCTAGTTGCTGCAATTGAAAAAGCTGGATACAAGCCTGGAGAGCAAGTGGCTTTGGCTTTGGATGTTGCTGCGAGTGAGTTTTACAAAAATGGCCAGTACGTCTATGATGGTAAACCCCACTCTCCGGCTGAGTTTATTGATTATCTTGCTCAACTGGTGGATCGATATCCAATTGTCTCTATAGAAGACGGCTTGCACGAGGAAGACTGGCAAAGTTGGCAGTCACTAACTCAAAAGTTGGGTTCCCGCGTGCAGTTGGTGGGAGATGACTTATTTGTTACTAATGCGACGCGCTTACAAAAAGGTATTGAGTTGCAAGCAGGTAATGCGATTCTGATTAAACTCAATCAAATTGGTTCTTTAACTGAAACTTTGGAAACAATTGATCTCGCTACTCGTAATGGTTTCCGCTCAGTAATCAGTCACCGTTCTGGTGAAACAGAAGACACTACTATTGCGGATCTAGCGGTGGCAACTCGCGCCGGACAAATCAAAACTGGCTCCCTTTGCCGCAGCGAACGAGTAGCAAAATATAACCGTCTGCTGCGAATTGAAGATGAGTTAGGCGATCACGCTATTTATGCTGGCACTGTCGGACTAGGACCGAAATAGGGGCTAGGGGCTAGGGGCTAGGGCTATGGGTATGGGGCATAGAGCATAGGGCAATGCCCAACTCCCAATTCGCTATGTCCAAATTAAATACCCAATCCCCAGTACCCAGTACCCAATCCCTGATTTATGGATAAAATCCTAACTTTGGCAACCCCACAGTCTCATCCCAACCCATCATAATGTTCATACACTGAATTGCTTGACCCGCTTGTCCTTTAATTAGGTTGTCAATTGCTGACATCACAATTATCCTACCTGTACGCGGGTCAACTTCTATACCAATATAACAAAGATTGCTACCACAAGCCCATTTAGTTTGAGGGTAAATGCCAGGCTCGCAAATTTTTACCCAAGGAGAGTTGCGGTAAAAGGCTTTGTAAATAGTTATTAAATCATCTCTTACTAAACCGGGATCTCTTAAAGTGGCATACACAGTTGCTAAAATGCCACGTACCATCGGGATCAGATGAGGAGTAAATTGTACGGTTACCTCATGACCTGCTAGTTCACTACAAATCTGTTCTATTTCTGGTGTATGGCGGTGACGAACCACACCATAGGCTGCCAGCGAATTGTCTGCTTCAGCCAATAACATATTGATTTTAGCTTCTCGTCCGCCGCCTGATGTGCCAGATTTGGCATCAATAATGGCAGTTTCAGGGATAATTAGCCCTTGTTTGAGGAGTGGAGAAAGTGCGAGAAGGCTGGCGGTAGGATAGCAGCCAGGACAACCTATTAATTGAGCTTCGGCAATGCGATCGCGAAACATTTCTGGTAATCCATAAACTGCTGTGGCAGCAGTTGTATTATCTTGCCGCTCTTTACCATACCAAGCTGTATAAGTTGCTAGGTTGCTAAAACGATAGTCGGCACTTAAATCGAGTACCTTGCATCCTTTTTCCAGTAATTTTGGAGCGAGTTGGCAAGCCAAACCATTTGGTACAGAGAGAAAAACTACTTCACAACGGTGAGCAATAAGTTCTGGATCTACCGCTTCTATTGATAAGTTCACTGTCTGAGCTAGATGCGGGTAAATATCCGCAAATGACTTACCAGCACTACTATCACCACCTAAATAAACTAGCTCTACTTCTGGGTGATCCATCAGTAGGCGCACCAACTGTACTCCGCCATAGCCTGACGCGCCAACAATCCCAACTGGTACGCGTCTAAAATTGCCCATGATAATGAAATCCTTATCCGCTTTGTGGTTAATTTGTTTTTAGATATTAACAATCTGCAAACAGCAAAAAGCTATTAGCTTTTAGCATATATGACGGTTGAAGGTTTAATGCCAACCGTTCATAATCTGATTATGAAAGTTGTATTGCATTTGAGTACTAAAACCCAATTTTAGCGATAGAATCTTTTGCTACGTCATTTCAACCAACCCACAAGTAGGAAAAATTTTAGTTGTGTTCTGTGGAGTCCATTACTCCTAAATTTTGGTATGGTATCGTAATTATTATGTAGGCGCTCATTTACCCTAAGTCGTTAAAAAAATCAAGTAGTGCAAAAGTGCAAAAAACTAGGATAGAGTAAAAAAATGCAGCTAAAGCACTCTAAACTAGATAAATTAGCTACAAAATTCAACAATTTGAAAATTTCTGACCGAAGCAGCATTTATTTTTATAATCCCTGCCAGAAGAATTAAAGATTACCAAGATAGTTCCAATCAAAAAATTTACAGCCAGGCATGAAAATTGAGCTTTCTTGTGTACCACATACCCAATTTCAAAGCAAAGCTGACAAATCATTACTTCTATAGTTTTCAAGCCTTATAAAAAGGTACAATTGAAATAAAGTTTTTGTAAGAAAAATTTATATTTGGTGGCTAAAATCTGTGTCTGAGTCTAAGACTAATTCAACCCAAGCCTTTAAATTTGATTCGATTGATACAGCTCTTGCAGATTTAAAAGCTGGTCGTATCATTGTGGTGGTCGATGACGAAAACCGAGAGAATGAAGGCGACTTAATTTGTGCAGCTCAATTTGCTACCCCCGACACAATTAATTTTATGGCGGTAGAAGCGCGGGGGTTGATTTGTCTAGCAATGACGGGCGATCGCTTGGATGAATTAGATTTACCTTTAATGGTAAGTAACATCACAGATACAAACCAAACTGCTTTTACCGTTAGTATTGATGCTGGGCCGCATTTGGGAGTGACTACTGGAATCTCAGCAGAAGACAGAGCTCGCACAATTCAAGTTGCTATTAACCCTAGTACAAAAGCTTCAGATTTACGTCGTCCCGGTCATATTTTTCCGATTCGTGCTAAGGAAGGAGGAGTACTTAAACGAGCAGGACATACAGAAGCAGCTGTTGATTTAGCCCGACTAGCTGGATTGTATCCATCCGGGGTAATTTGCGAGATTCAAAATCCCGATGGCTCAATGGCACGGTTAGCTCAATTAGTAGAGTATGCTAAACATCACAACTTGAAGATTATTAGCATTGCCGACTTAATTAGCTACCGTCTCCGGCATGATCGCATTGTCATCCGCGAAACTGTGGCCGATCTCCCCACTCAATTCGGCCTGTTTCAAATCTACGCTTATCGCCATACACTTGATGGTTCCGAACACGTTGCGATTGTCAAGGGCGATCCTTCCCAATTCGGAGATCAGCCAGTCATGGTACGGATGCACTCTGAATGTTTAACTGGGGATGCCTTGGGTTCCTTGCGCTGTGATTGTCGGATGCAGTTGCAAGCAGCTCTGAAAATGATTGAAAATGCTGGTCAAGGTGTTGTAGTTTATCTGCGCCAAGAAGGACGGGGAATTGGGCTGATTAATAAGTTGAAAGCCTATTCTTTGCAGGATATGGGACTGGATACGGTAGAGGCAAACGAACGCTTGGGCTTCCCTGCCGATTTACGAGACTATGGGATGGGAGCGCAAATCCTCATGGACTTAGGCGTGCATAAAATCCGCTTGATTACCAACAATCCCCGAAAAATTGCTGGTGTTAAAGGCTACAACATGGAAGTAGTTGACCGTGTGCCATTATTAATTGAATCGAATAACTATAATTCCAATTATTTGGCGACAAAAGCGAAAAAGTTGGGTCATATGCTGTTGCAGACTTACTTAGTAACAGTAGCGATTCACTGGCAAGACGATCCGCAAGCTGTAACCGAACGTTACGAACGCTTAGAAAAACTGCGGCATTTGGTAAAAAGCCACGATCTGTTGTTACAAGAAGAAGCACGTCCTCTTGCGATCGCCTTATTTGACAAACCATCTTTAACAGTACACTTAGGATTTGACCAAGCAAGATTGGCAACTCATGATTGGTACACACAAAAAAGTCATCCTTATGTGCAGGCGATCGGGCAAATTCTCGACTATCTAGTTACCTTGCCTTACATTCAAAAGCTAGAATTTCTTATTTCTCCTGGTGTAGATCCCCTGAGTAATCTGCAAGTGCAATTGGATCGGCAGACGTTCTCCCCAGGTACCTTGCCTTCATCTATCTGTTGCGAGCAATTAGAAACACAGAAAATTTATAGTTTTAGTCGATAGTTCTTGCCAAACTTTTAGGAAATTGGCTGACGAAAAGAATGAAGCAAGCTAAAAAATTTATTGAAATCAAAACTCCTGGGGTCATTTTTTTGACCTGATCTATCTACTGCTTTATGTGTAGTAATTCGCTCATCTGGAACGCTACTTTGAGCAATTAACCAAGCCAAAGAATAATATTGAGCATCAGTATAACCAACATGAGTTGGTTGTTCATTGTGGCCTTCCGGTGGTGTTTCTAAAGATACGTGATAAGCAAAGTTATTTACAGAGGGTGGCAAATTAGAATTAGTTTGCACTGTTTCAGAACCATTTGGGCCGTCAAAAACTGAGTTAGCTGCACCAAAAGCTCGCTTTTCTGGAGAAACGATATAAACAACCGTTCCGTCTAGCTTGACTAAGGTATGGTAACTCACTTGCCGATCATCATCCTCATGAGGAACTTGAAAGGTATTAATTGCACTTGATGCAGAACCGCCTGTTTCATGAAGTACTATAATTGCTTGATTATTGACAGATATGCCATTAATATCGGTACTATGACGCTCTCCATAGTTGTTTGGGTGAGCTAATGCAATTTCATATCTAGGTCTATACTCTTTAAAAGCTTGAGTAATTTGAAAAGAATATTGAGGAAGATTTTTAAGTTTGCTTTGTTGATTATTGGTTGATTCGAGTTGTGCCTTAGGCTTTGGGCTAGGTGTTGTCTTGACTGAGGATTTGGAAAAAGATTGAAGTTTTTCTTTTTGTTGTGCAGTTTGCTGAGGAAGATGAGATGGACTCCAGGCAGCAGATTCTGAGCTTAGATCGGATGCAATTTGCTTATTTGATTGTAGTTGTACTCTTCCACTGATCAGAATAATAACGGTGGTAATGAGCATAAGCGAAATTAATAGCAATCTTTTTATCCAGATGCTAAAACTCATATCTTTAAAAATTGCAATTTCGTTTAAATTTATACTAATATTTTAGTTTGTAGTAAAAAATTGGCTAATACTACAACCAAGCACAGTAACAAAAATTCCACTAGTTATTACTCTTTCTAAAGAACGATTCAAACTCCATAGCTTAAAATTATCTAAACTATCTATCAAATCCACACAGAAATGGACACAATATGAACTCCTTTCCTGCTTGGTACTTTGATGAATCTCAAATGGCTGGTATTAATTTTGAGGACATAGCTCAAGTTGAAGCCTTTGACTGCAAGCAAACATCAAGTACCCCCCAGAAGGAACAGGCTTTAGTGAAGCGATTGGGAATTTCTTTAGGGCATACCGTAATCGATTTAGGAGCAGGCACGGGTACTTTTGCAATCCAGGCTGCACTTGAAGGGGCATTTGTACACGCTATTGATATTTCTCAAAGTATGCTGGCTTATGCTCAACAAAAAGCTCGAAAAATGGGCGCTAGCACCATCAAATTTCACCGAGCTGGTTTCTTAACTTATGAACATAATGACAATCTGGGTGATTTTGTGATTACAAAAGCTGCGCTGCATATTCTGCCAGACTTCTGGAAAATGGTTGCTTTGATGCGAATGGCTTCAATGCTGAAACCTAACGGCATTCTTTACTTACGTGATGCTATATTCTCATTCCCAATTAGTGAGCATAAAACCTTTATTGATGAGTGGATTGAGCATTCATCAAAGCCTGAAGGTGAGGGCTGGACAGATAAAGACTACCATATGCACGTGCGGGAGGAACACAGTACCTTTGCGTGGATTATTGAAGGTATGCTAACGCGGGCTGGATTTGAAATCACACAAGCAAACTACCTTACACCTACTGCTGCTGAATATATATGCATCAAGATAGCCTAATCAGCTATGATACAGGGCTGTGTAAGATGCGATCGCCCAACCACAGAATTACTCCAGTTAACAGTAAACATACTATTCCCGCAACACCAGCTAAGGGTTTTTTATTCTTACCTGTTAACCATTCTGAGGTTTTATCGGTATACTCGATTAGTTGTGCTGTATCTAAGGTGGCGATCGCCCATACCCATCCCGCGTGCAATCCCCAAGCCAAGCCCAACTTCCCACCATCAGCAAATCTTGCTAGTACCAGTACCATCCCCATTAGCCACAATCCCGGTAGTTGGGGTATGGTTTCTCGTTGTTCCCAAACTAAATGTAGTACAGCAAATATAAAACCAGAAATAATCGCTGCTCCCCAACTTGGGTAATCCTGCTCTAATTGCGTGAATAGAAAACCTCGAAAAACTAACTCTTCTACACCTCCTACAAATAAAGCTATCAAAAAGATAGGTAGGGTAATAGATAATATTTGCTTGATATTAAACTCTTGAAATTTACACCAACCCAGCCATAATTGCCAAGAAAATACAAAAGCTAGGCTCATTACTCCTAAACTAAAACCCAGGGTTACAGAACCTAGCATTGAAACTTCAGTAATAAAGCCGTAATCTAACAATGATGTGTCGGTAAGCCAACTGACTGCCCAAACAATAAGTGGTGCTAATAGGTAGAGCGATACGAGTAAAGGCAGCTTTTTTTGTGGAGGCAAAGGCTGGTTTGGTTGCCAATTTTGAAAGATAACTGTTAATGCTGCCATTGGTAACCAGCACACCACCCACAATATGAAAAAAGTGGTTACCACAACCAATCCTGGCGCATTTTCCAGAAATGACCTTAAAGTATTGACTGTTAACTCAAATAACACTCTCAAATTCATTAAAAACACGACAGACTTCTTGCAATTATAATTTTTTGTTTGGAAAGAGAAAAACTTTCTCTATTGTCTGGGCAAATTTTAATTTTGTTGGGTGTAACGATGCGATCGCTTATTCAAAACTCCAAACAATACACTTTTGCTCTACCTTTCTTCTATTTTGGAACAAGCCTCTACCAAAATAGGTATTTTCTGCAAGAGGTCTAATCGTATTTTTCGGAATGAAGAAAATTTTTAACTACAGTAGCAAATTCTACTGACTCTAGGGATAAGTTTTCCAGTGTTCACTTTCAACTTATCCTTATCATCAGATCAATTTACTCTTCTTCTTCTTCGATGTCTTCTTCGTCTGATTCGATATCTAAGTCAGACGAGGTTCCTTTTTTATCAGTGTCAACTTGAATTAAGTGAATATGTTTGTATCCCAGCTTAATTTCAAATTCATCACCAGGTTGTAAACCCATCGCTTTGGTGTATGTTGCACCAATTACAATCTGACCGTTTTGATGAACACTAACCCGATAAGTTGGTTCGCGCCCACGGCCATCTTTAGGTGCTTCCGGACTTAGGGGAATGCCTCTAGCCGATAATAATGCGTCATAAAAATCGGTTAAATTTACACGAACCTGGTTGTTTTTTGTAACTGTATAATAGCCACACTGCTTTGCTCTTTCTCGTCGTGGTAAATTGGAAAGTTCTTTTACTTTAGCAAGCAGTGCTTTGCCGGTTAATGGTGCGGTTGCGGTTTCAGTCATTACGCTCAAAATATCCTTAATCTCTCCAAACTATTCAAAGATGACGTCTTTTGCCAATTAGTTGGCTTTTCGAGTTTATACAATGAAGAACGCTAACCCTTACAAAGGGCAAATTCCCGTTTATAACAGACCAACAACCTCTTTTGTGGTTGCCCATTATTTATGAGAGATTGTGGTTGTACAGGCATTAAATCTGCTGATTTCACGGCACTTTTAACCATCATTTGCCATTGAAAATGAAATATTTTTCTTTTTTGGCATTACTGTGACGGTGTAATTTTAAGCCAACTTTACAAAGCAGGTAAGCCCTACTACTATTATTTAGTCGTAGAACTCAGAAATAACAGGCTTCTGATTTTGGTGCTTGCCTTTATTACCCTTGACTCATAAGGTTTTCCTTATGCATACTTTTAGCTTCTAACAGCATAGTATTTGCATAAGGTTGACAGACATACACCTTTTTATCCTGCTAAATGAGACGACTTTTTTGCGTCTCTACACTACGATGAAACAAAGCTGTATTGGCCGCTCTTATACGGCTATTTATACTGGTTTTGTTACCTCGTAATTTTATATTAAATACTAACATGCAATAATAATAGCAAAATTATTGTTTAAGTTTGAATTAATTTTACTACTATACTTTAATATCTTAATATCTGACCTTGAGAAGGCAAAAAGCGGTGAGGATTTTCTTACCGCTTTATTGCCGTTGTGAGGATTGTGGCTTAGATTTTATAAAAATTCATGTAATTTAGACAAGTAGTTTTGGCAAGTTGAGTTACATTATCAAGCTTGTTGATTGAGAAGAGGCAAAAAAACTATCGTAGTATTCTGTCGTTGATTCATTAGCCAAGATGTTCATTAAAAGCTTGAACAATTCTATATAACCAAGAAATGGTAGTCTGCTACCTATTAATACATTTTTCCTATAGCAGGTTTACTTTTGTTAGCATCAAAATACAGTGATATCCTTAGACAACTGGGTGTAGAGGTTGACAAAACAGTCGTAAACCCCATTCAGTGCTTCTACAATTAAATTTTTATGCTTATCCTCAAACAAGAATCACTAGCTCTTGAATGAACAGCATATTAACAGCTAGCTGTAATTAAGAGAGACAATTTTATCGCTGATTGGGTAAGGAAGCTGCGTGTAGGAATGATTTTTAAGCCAGATGTGGTGATTTCAAGACATAGGTTGATAGCAATGGAAGTACTTTTTAAGGTTATTCGTCAACAAAAAAATTCTTCTCCTGTTGTACAAACTTACCTTTTGCAGGCAGAACCAGGTAATACAATCTTAGATTGCCTGAATCAGATTAAGTGGGAACAAGATGGAACATTAGCGTTTCGTAAAAATTGTCGTAATACAATTTGTGGTAGCTGCGCTATGCGAATCAATGGGCGTTCAGCTTTAGCTTGTAAGGAAAATGTTGGTAGTGAAATTGCCAGAGTACAACAGCTAGCAGAACTAAAAAATAGCGCAAATAATATTCCAGAAATCATAATTGCTCCACTTGGCAATATGCCCGTGATCAAAGATTTAGTAGTAGATATGAGCAATTTTTGGAGCAATTTAGAAGCGATCACTCCTTATGTAAGTACTGCTGCCCGCCAAGTACCAGAAAGAGAATTTCTACAAACATCAGAAGAGCGATCGCGCCTGGATCAAACTGGTAATTGTATTATGTGTGGAGCTTGCTTCTCTGAGTGTAATGCCTTTGAAGTCAATCCTGATTTTGTTGGCCCTCATGCTCTGGCCAAAGCTTATCGAATGGTCGAAGATTCCCGCGACAGCGAAACAGAAAATCGCTTAGAAAAATATAACGAAGGAACAAAAGGAGTTTGGGGTTGTACACGTTGCTTATACTGCAACTCAGTTTGTCCAATGGATGTAGCTCCGCTTGATCAAATCACCAAAATTAAACAAGTAATTCTTGATCATAAACAAAAAAGCGACAGCCGTTCTATTCGCCATCGCAAAGTTTTAATAGAACTAGTCAAAGAAGGTGGCTGGATTGATGAACGGCAATTTGGTTTACAAGTGGTTGGGAACTATTTTAGAGATTTAAGAGGATTGCTTGGTATTGTACCCCTTGGTTTGCGAATGCTAGCTAGGCGCAAATTCCCTTTGTCATTTGAACCTTCAGAAGGCACAGGGCAAGTGCGATCGCTAATCGAAGCTGTGCAAAAAGAGGAAGTAGGGATTAGGGATTAGGGACTGGAAGATAGGGAAGATGGGGAAGAATTTACTC
Coding sequences within it:
- the gloA gene encoding lactoylglutathione lyase, translating into MRLLHTMLRVGNLEESLKFYCEVLGMKLLRRKDYPGGKFTLAFIGYGDESDNTVIELTYNWGVDKYELGNAYGHIAIGVDDIYATCDDIKNRGGKVVREPGPMKHGSTVIAFVEDPDGYKVELIQLGTQGSALKQETEQKLVTQ
- a CDS encoding 4Fe-4S single cluster domain-containing protein, yielding MTQNKTDSYMKLMQIPPGYLNIMGYVDESEVNGPGCRAVVWVQGCLRECPGCFNEESWSFEVNQLVSVDSLAEKILSNPRNQGVTFSGGEPFWQAPALATLARKVKAAGLNVMSFSGFTLEQLQSDYAPSGAQDLLDQLDILIDGPYIESLALNSPDSPVSSSNQRVHVFNPALEQNITWASDQIEIHIFKDGSRIITGYRGRLELGD
- a CDS encoding type II CAAX endopeptidase family protein; this translates as MNLRVLFELTVNTLRSFLENAPGLVVVTTFFILWVVCWLPMAALTVIFQNWQPNQPLPPQKKLPLLVSLYLLAPLIVWAVSWLTDTSLLDYGFITEVSMLGSVTLGFSLGVMSLAFVFSWQLWLGWCKFQEFNIKQILSITLPIFLIALFVGGVEELVFRGFLFTQLEQDYPSWGAAIISGFIFAVLHLVWEQRETIPQLPGLWLMGMVLVLARFADGGKLGLAWGLHAGWVWAIATLDTAQLIEYTDKTSEWLTGKNKKPLAGVAGIVCLLLTGVILWLGDRILHSPVS
- the eno gene encoding phosphopyruvate hydratase, translated to MIDTAIEAIVAREILDSRGRPTIEAEVHVLNGAVGLAQVPSGASTGTFEAHELRDNDKSRYGGKGVLKAVQNVKEVLAPKLLQMDALNQELLDRTMIALDGSVNKSNLGANAILAISLAAAKAGAESLDIPLYRYLGGPLANLLPVPLMNVINGGAHAANNVDFQEFMIVPIGASSFREALRWGAEVFATLSKVLDEKGLLTGVGDEGGFAPNLESNQVALELLVAAIEKAGYKPGEQVALALDVAASEFYKNGQYVYDGKPHSPAEFIDYLAQLVDRYPIVSIEDGLHEEDWQSWQSLTQKLGSRVQLVGDDLFVTNATRLQKGIELQAGNAILIKLNQIGSLTETLETIDLATRNGFRSVISHRSGETEDTTIADLAVATRAGQIKTGSLCRSERVAKYNRLLRIEDELGDHAIYAGTVGLGPK
- a CDS encoding AbrB family transcriptional regulator yields the protein MTETATAPLTGKALLAKVKELSNLPRRERAKQCGYYTVTKNNQVRVNLTDFYDALLSARGIPLSPEAPKDGRGREPTYRVSVHQNGQIVIGATYTKAMGLQPGDEFEIKLGYKHIHLIQVDTDKKGTSSDLDIESDEEDIEEEEE
- the ribBA gene encoding bifunctional 3,4-dihydroxy-2-butanone-4-phosphate synthase/GTP cyclohydrolase II — encoded protein: MSESKTNSTQAFKFDSIDTALADLKAGRIIVVVDDENRENEGDLICAAQFATPDTINFMAVEARGLICLAMTGDRLDELDLPLMVSNITDTNQTAFTVSIDAGPHLGVTTGISAEDRARTIQVAINPSTKASDLRRPGHIFPIRAKEGGVLKRAGHTEAAVDLARLAGLYPSGVICEIQNPDGSMARLAQLVEYAKHHNLKIISIADLISYRLRHDRIVIRETVADLPTQFGLFQIYAYRHTLDGSEHVAIVKGDPSQFGDQPVMVRMHSECLTGDALGSLRCDCRMQLQAALKMIENAGQGVVVYLRQEGRGIGLINKLKAYSLQDMGLDTVEANERLGFPADLRDYGMGAQILMDLGVHKIRLITNNPRKIAGVKGYNMEVVDRVPLLIESNNYNSNYLATKAKKLGHMLLQTYLVTVAIHWQDDPQAVTERYERLEKLRHLVKSHDLLLQEEARPLAIALFDKPSLTVHLGFDQARLATHDWYTQKSHPYVQAIGQILDYLVTLPYIQKLEFLISPGVDPLSNLQVQLDRQTFSPGTLPSSICCEQLETQKIYSFSR
- a CDS encoding peptidoglycan recognition family protein, with product MSFSIWIKRLLLISLMLITTVIILISGRVQLQSNKQIASDLSSESAAWSPSHLPQQTAQQKEKLQSFSKSSVKTTPSPKPKAQLESTNNQQSKLKNLPQYSFQITQAFKEYRPRYEIALAHPNNYGERHSTDINGISVNNQAIIVLHETGGSASSAINTFQVPHEDDDRQVSYHTLVKLDGTVVYIVSPEKRAFGAANSVFDGPNGSETVQTNSNLPPSVNNFAYHVSLETPPEGHNEQPTHVGYTDAQYYSLAWLIAQSSVPDERITTHKAVDRSGQKNDPRSFDFNKFFSLLHSFRQPIS
- a CDS encoding class I SAM-dependent methyltransferase, whose amino-acid sequence is MNSFPAWYFDESQMAGINFEDIAQVEAFDCKQTSSTPQKEQALVKRLGISLGHTVIDLGAGTGTFAIQAALEGAFVHAIDISQSMLAYAQQKARKMGASTIKFHRAGFLTYEHNDNLGDFVITKAALHILPDFWKMVALMRMASMLKPNGILYLRDAIFSFPISEHKTFIDEWIEHSSKPEGEGWTDKDYHMHVREEHSTFAWIIEGMLTRAGFEITQANYLTPTAAEYICIKIA
- the argC gene encoding N-acetyl-gamma-glutamyl-phosphate reductase, with amino-acid sequence MGNFRRVPVGIVGASGYGGVQLVRLLMDHPEVELVYLGGDSSAGKSFADIYPHLAQTVNLSIEAVDPELIAHRCEVVFLSVPNGLACQLAPKLLEKGCKVLDLSADYRFSNLATYTAWYGKERQDNTTAATAVYGLPEMFRDRIAEAQLIGCPGCYPTASLLALSPLLKQGLIIPETAIIDAKSGTSGGGREAKINMLLAEADNSLAAYGVVRHRHTPEIEQICSELAGHEVTVQFTPHLIPMVRGILATVYATLRDPGLVRDDLITIYKAFYRNSPWVKICEPGIYPQTKWACGSNLCYIGIEVDPRTGRIIVMSAIDNLIKGQAGQAIQCMNIMMGWDETVGLPKLGFYP